A stretch of the Janthinobacterium sp. B9-8 genome encodes the following:
- a CDS encoding response regulator: MSGVCGVQTQITLLPDMGVSADFQQKLAEVADLHGRTLEQSKQGQLDIEENYRSICNFSVEVMLLLGADGKVVWANKAAISLFAYPEIKLFGLAIEQLLIPDQRAKFLEQLDSFTLMSDTDSLTEASLFSWSCLGGGFFDAEMRLGLLPHPSSEGANVCLLITANPLLHDAARGKERIQQILDETLRIKRDFLANISHEIRTPMNAIIGMTHLVLKTDLNIRQKNYIEVIQRSSEHLLNIVNDIFDFSKMEEGQLQLDLFVFDLHSVLNSVLEKVTVEAKEKGLSLLLKTPDYLPSVLIGDAKRLEKILLHLVENAVKFTTCGQVELLVELESESHDEVSIKFSIVDTGVGVSHEQQAQLFQAFAQADTSATRKFGGLGLGLVISKQLVSLMGGRIGLKSEENKGSCFWFSLSLKKDKQDVELASPALLKNQQRQALASRYGSRILLVEDNSLNQQVASEILMDAGMQVMVVCDGQQALDILEKEVFDLILMDIQMPVMDGWSAVKAIRAGHYLADIPIIALTALAMNEDKKMSLESGMSDHLLKPIDPDLLIAKLIQWLPEVKRDIPQAAAVKAEDNHGSAIQGLPLEIAGLDMVMGLKYAMGNPDFYRRLLIKVLDEMPKIQLSLTETIAEGNWVDAKRHAHTIKGISATIGANELQKVSGQLEFALGQGEARVIILEILDDVADVAARLLDALRFFYIVPEENQAQVTAILSMDEMILSMEDKKQLFDDLQRLLQEGDASAGEFFEENQQKFECLWAGRSHELLRLINQFAFNDALQWMNQFPV, from the coding sequence ATGAGTGGGGTATGTGGTGTGCAAACTCAAATAACATTGCTGCCAGACATGGGCGTGTCGGCAGATTTTCAGCAGAAGCTTGCTGAAGTGGCTGATTTACATGGGCGCACTTTAGAGCAGAGTAAGCAGGGACAGTTGGATATTGAGGAAAACTATAGGAGTATTTGTAATTTTTCAGTAGAAGTCATGCTGCTACTGGGGGCAGATGGTAAGGTTGTTTGGGCCAATAAAGCGGCAATTAGCCTATTTGCTTACCCTGAAATTAAGCTGTTTGGTTTGGCGATTGAACAATTGCTCATCCCAGATCAAAGAGCCAAGTTTCTAGAGCAATTGGATAGTTTTACTCTCATGAGTGATACGGATAGCTTAACTGAAGCCAGCTTATTTAGTTGGTCATGCTTGGGGGGCGGCTTTTTTGATGCTGAAATGAGGCTGGGCTTATTGCCTCACCCAAGTAGTGAAGGTGCAAATGTTTGCCTGCTTATTACGGCGAACCCTCTCTTGCATGATGCAGCAAGAGGAAAAGAGCGTATTCAGCAAATATTAGATGAAACTTTAAGAATAAAACGAGATTTTCTGGCAAACATTAGCCATGAGATTCGTACTCCTATGAATGCCATTATTGGGATGACTCATCTGGTACTGAAAACCGATTTAAATATCAGACAAAAAAATTATATTGAAGTTATTCAGAGGTCCAGCGAGCATTTACTAAATATCGTTAATGATATATTCGATTTTTCAAAAATGGAAGAAGGCCAACTACAGTTGGATCTTTTTGTTTTTGATTTGCATAGTGTATTAAATAGTGTGCTTGAAAAAGTAACGGTTGAAGCCAAGGAAAAAGGGCTTTCTTTACTGTTGAAAACGCCTGATTATTTACCTTCCGTGCTAATAGGAGACGCTAAGCGTTTAGAGAAAATTTTACTGCATTTGGTGGAAAATGCCGTGAAATTCACTACTTGCGGGCAGGTTGAGTTGCTGGTTGAGCTTGAGTCAGAAAGTCATGATGAGGTGAGTATCAAATTTTCAATTGTTGATACCGGTGTAGGAGTGAGTCATGAGCAGCAAGCTCAGTTATTTCAAGCCTTTGCCCAGGCAGATACTTCGGCAACCAGAAAATTTGGCGGACTTGGTTTAGGTTTAGTTATTTCTAAGCAATTAGTGAGCTTAATGGGGGGGCGTATTGGGTTAAAGAGTGAGGAAAATAAAGGGAGTTGTTTTTGGTTTAGTCTTTCATTAAAAAAGGACAAGCAGGACGTGGAATTAGCATCGCCTGCGCTATTGAAGAATCAGCAGCGTCAAGCTCTGGCAAGTCGCTATGGATCGCGTATTTTATTGGTAGAAGATAATTCATTAAATCAGCAAGTTGCTAGTGAAATATTAATGGATGCGGGAATGCAGGTGATGGTGGTCTGTGATGGGCAACAGGCACTTGATATTTTAGAAAAAGAGGTTTTTGATCTGATTTTGATGGATATTCAAATGCCTGTAATGGATGGTTGGAGTGCTGTTAAGGCAATACGTGCTGGTCATTATTTGGCAGATATTCCAATTATTGCTTTGACTGCATTAGCAATGAATGAAGATAAGAAAATGAGTTTAGAGTCTGGAATGAGCGATCATTTGCTTAAACCTATTGACCCGGATTTATTAATTGCAAAACTGATTCAATGGTTGCCGGAAGTAAAACGGGATATCCCACAGGCAGCAGCGGTTAAGGCTGAAGATAATCATGGTTCTGCTATTCAAGGCCTTCCATTGGAAATTGCCGGTTTGGATATGGTGATGGGGCTGAAGTATGCGATGGGTAACCCGGATTTTTATCGGCGTTTATTAATTAAAGTTTTAGACGAAATGCCTAAAATTCAGTTAAGCCTTACTGAAACGATTGCTGAAGGTAATTGGGTTGATGCGAAGCGGCATGCACATACAATTAAGGGAATTTCAGCAACAATCGGTGCAAATGAATTGCAAAAAGTATCCGGACAACTTGAGTTTGCACTTGGGCAGGGTGAGGCGAGAGTAATTATCTTAGAGATACTGGATGATGTTGCTGATGTGGCGGCTCGTTTGCTGGATGCTCTTCGATTTTTTTATATTGTTCCAGAAGAAAACCAGGCGCAAGTGACTGCTATTTTGTCTATGGACGAAATGATATTAAGTATGGAGGATAAGAAGCAGTTGTTTGACGATTTGCAGCGGCTATTGCAGGAAGGGGATGCATCAGCGGGTGAATTTTTTGAAGAGAATCAGCAGAAGTTTGAATGCTTATGGGCAGGACGGAGCCATGAATTGTTAAGACTTATTAATCAGTTTGCATTTAATGATGCGCTTCAATGGATGAAT
- the grxC gene encoding glutaredoxin 3 has protein sequence MANVLMYSTGVCPYCVMAERLLNKKGVTEIEKVRIDLNPERRDEMMTRTNRRTVPQIYIGERHIGGFDDLAALDHAGELDALLAA, from the coding sequence ATGGCCAATGTTTTAATGTATAGCACCGGGGTCTGCCCTTACTGCGTGATGGCTGAACGTTTATTAAATAAAAAAGGCGTCACCGAGATTGAGAAAGTGCGCATTGATCTAAACCCAGAGCGCCGCGATGAGATGATGACGCGCACGAACCGCCGCACCGTGCCGCAGATTTATATTGGCGAGCGCCATATTGGTGGCTTTGATGATTTAGCTGCGCTAGATCATGCTGGTGAGCTGGATGCTTTACTGGCCGCGTAA
- the secB gene encoding protein-export chaperone SecB, with product MSEQNQELQPVFAIQKLYVKDISLESPNSPQAFLEQAEPEFNIQFRNQARSFDNGFYEVSLTVTAQATVEDRTIFLVEVTQNGLFNIENVPEGEMDPLLGIGCPSILFPYLREAVSDLTTRAGFPPLMLQPINFEAIYLQQRQQAEEQAANAQTTH from the coding sequence ATGAGCGAACAGAACCAAGAGCTTCAGCCCGTTTTTGCTATTCAAAAACTGTATGTAAAAGACATTTCGCTTGAATCCCCAAACTCACCGCAGGCCTTTCTAGAACAAGCTGAACCCGAATTTAATATTCAGTTCCGCAATCAGGCTCGCAGCTTTGACAATGGTTTTTATGAAGTATCTTTAACCGTAACTGCTCAAGCTACCGTAGAAGATCGTACTATTTTCTTGGTTGAAGTAACCCAAAACGGTTTATTCAATATTGAAAACGTCCCTGAAGGTGAAATGGATCCGCTACTGGGCATTGGTTGCCCAAGCATTCTGTTCCCATACCTGCGCGAAGCGGTTTCTGATTTGACCACGCGCGCGGGCTTCCCACCGCTGATGTTGCAACCGATCAACTTTGAAGCAATCTACTTGCAGCAGCGTCAGCAAGCAGAAGAGCAGGCAGCAAATGCACAAACCACTCATTAA
- a CDS encoding SH3 domain-containing protein encodes MHKPLIKLSVIAALVLSANAAFALEYRSIARHGVVLSEAPGNEAKKLFLASKGTPLELLTEQGDWARVRDRTGSLAWLKKSDLSSKHTVQVLRNAPVYKAADAKSALLYRAGKDLLLDMQENTRTGWLKVKHRDGVSGFIRIEEVWGV; translated from the coding sequence ATGCACAAACCACTCATTAAACTGAGTGTGATCGCTGCGTTGGTCTTATCTGCCAACGCGGCTTTTGCTCTTGAATACCGATCCATTGCCCGCCATGGCGTCGTTTTATCAGAAGCACCTGGTAATGAAGCTAAAAAGCTATTTTTAGCCAGTAAAGGCACGCCGCTGGAGCTGCTTACTGAACAGGGCGACTGGGCCAGGGTGCGCGATCGCACCGGCAGCTTAGCCTGGTTGAAAAAAAGCGACCTATCCAGCAAGCACACAGTACAAGTATTACGTAACGCGCCCGTATATAAAGCCGCTGATGCAAAATCAGCCCTTCTTTATCGTGCGGGTAAAGATTTGTTACTGGACATGCAGGAAAACACACGAACCGGCTGGCTAAAAGTGAAGCACCGTGACGGCGTAAGCGGGTTTATTCGCATTGAAGAAGTGTGGGGCGTATGA
- a CDS encoding NAD(P)H-dependent glycerol-3-phosphate dehydrogenase has product MKLAVLGAGSWGTALAIRFADRHQVTLWSRDINQAQEMQDLRANPRYLSNAIFPASLSVTGDLACAVRDAELVLIVTPMSGLRTSLKALHNLNCKAAVLWACKGLEAGTMLLPHQVAKEEMADAVPRGMLSGPSFAQEVAQGLPAAVTIAASDAQFARHTVEELNTSVLRLYASDDLIGVEIGAAVKNVIAIAAGVCDGLSLGLNARAALLTRGLAEMARFAAALGGKTETMMGLAGIGDLMLTATGDLSRNRRVGLLLAQGLNLDDILKNLGHVAEGVPTAREVLRQANELGIEMPITAAVCKMLFEHMPVQDILSELMGRSPKMESERN; this is encoded by the coding sequence ATGAAATTAGCCGTATTGGGTGCAGGCTCTTGGGGCACTGCGCTCGCCATCCGTTTTGCTGACCGGCATCAGGTTACCCTTTGGTCACGAGATATCAATCAAGCGCAAGAAATGCAAGATTTGCGTGCTAACCCTCGTTATCTGAGTAATGCGATTTTTCCCGCCTCATTGTCTGTTACTGGCGACTTAGCCTGCGCCGTACGGGATGCTGAACTGGTTTTGATTGTTACACCAATGTCAGGCTTACGTACTTCGCTTAAAGCATTGCACAATTTAAATTGCAAAGCCGCCGTACTTTGGGCTTGCAAAGGCTTAGAAGCAGGCACGATGCTGTTGCCGCATCAAGTTGCCAAAGAAGAAATGGCCGATGCAGTGCCGCGCGGCATGTTATCCGGCCCAAGCTTTGCCCAAGAAGTGGCTCAAGGCCTGCCTGCTGCAGTCACCATTGCCGCGAGCGATGCACAATTTGCTCGCCACACCGTAGAAGAGCTCAATACCTCGGTATTACGCCTCTATGCCAGCGATGATTTAATTGGCGTAGAAATTGGTGCAGCCGTTAAAAACGTGATTGCGATTGCTGCAGGTGTATGCGATGGCTTAAGCCTTGGCCTGAATGCTCGTGCGGCACTCCTGACCCGAGGCCTTGCCGAAATGGCACGCTTTGCCGCAGCCCTGGGCGGTAAAACAGAAACCATGATGGGCCTTGCCGGAATCGGCGATTTAATGCTGACTGCAACAGGTGATTTATCGCGCAATCGCCGAGTCGGCTTATTGCTGGCTCAGGGCTTAAACCTGGACGATATTTTAAAGAATTTAGGCCATGTAGCAGAAGGTGTACCCACCGCACGGGAAGTATTGCGTCAGGCCAATGAGCTGGGCATTGAAATGCCGATTACTGCGGCTGTATGCAAAATGCTGTTTGAGCATATGCCCGTACAGGATATTTTATCTGAGCTCATGGGGCGCAGCCCAAAAATGGAATCAGAACGCAACTGA
- a CDS encoding DUF1501 domain-containing protein — protein sequence MDNTLSRREFLRRAGMLAATGVAAPMAFNLSLMSEAAAAASPSDYKALVCVFLAGGNDHQNTVVPYDLQSYQAYANIRQTIATPRDRLLPLASLLSDGRQMALAPQLSGLATLFAAGRLGIVANMGPLAQPTTKAQYQNHTAVLPPKLFSHNDQQSYWMSSMAEGADSGWGGRVGDLFLSGNGNAALSCISVGGNGLYLSGQQARSFAVGTGGNPLLLWGSTNLFGPSYISELKALMSSNKNNYLEDEYVKVTQRGLNTSAQLDAALKAAPVLNTSFPANNSLADSLKMVAKLISTRGQLGNQRQVFMVQLAGFDMHDRLSSQHPILLKALNDALTAFDGALTELGLQDQVTTFTGSEFGRTLSSNGDGSDHGWASHHFVMGGAVAGGQIHGRVPLPVIGGADDVGQGRYIPDLSVEQLAWPLAKWFGVPESDRYLVLPTLAKFDENALRIMKPGP from the coding sequence ATGGATAATACACTTTCTCGTCGCGAATTTTTACGTCGCGCCGGTATGCTGGCGGCCACAGGCGTTGCTGCGCCGATGGCTTTTAATTTGTCTTTGATGAGTGAAGCCGCAGCGGCGGCCTCACCCAGTGATTATAAGGCTTTGGTGTGTGTGTTTTTGGCAGGTGGCAATGATCACCAAAACACCGTGGTTCCCTATGATTTGCAAAGTTATCAAGCCTACGCAAACATTCGTCAGACGATTGCTACACCTCGCGACAGGCTTCTTCCTCTGGCAAGTTTATTGAGTGATGGCCGCCAAATGGCGCTGGCACCGCAATTAAGCGGCTTGGCGACTTTATTTGCAGCGGGGCGCTTAGGGATCGTTGCTAATATGGGGCCTTTGGCTCAGCCTACGACGAAAGCCCAGTACCAAAACCATACTGCAGTCTTACCGCCTAAATTATTTTCGCATAATGATCAGCAAAGTTATTGGATGTCATCGATGGCGGAGGGCGCTGATTCAGGCTGGGGTGGGCGAGTGGGAGATTTGTTTCTGAGTGGCAATGGTAATGCCGCACTGAGTTGTATTTCGGTTGGGGGGAATGGTCTTTATCTGAGCGGTCAGCAAGCGCGTAGCTTTGCTGTAGGCACCGGTGGTAATCCGCTCTTGCTGTGGGGGTCGACCAATTTGTTTGGTCCGAGCTATATCAGTGAATTAAAAGCGCTGATGAGTAGCAATAAAAATAATTACCTGGAGGACGAATACGTCAAAGTAACACAGCGTGGTTTAAACACCTCAGCCCAACTGGATGCAGCACTTAAAGCAGCACCGGTGCTGAATACGTCTTTTCCTGCAAATAATTCACTGGCTGACTCACTTAAAATGGTCGCTAAGCTAATTAGCACGCGTGGCCAGCTGGGTAATCAGCGGCAGGTGTTTATGGTGCAACTGGCCGGCTTTGATATGCACGATCGCTTGTCTTCCCAGCATCCTATTTTGTTAAAAGCATTGAATGATGCGTTAACGGCATTTGATGGGGCTTTAACTGAGTTGGGTTTACAGGATCAGGTCACTACATTTACCGGTTCTGAGTTTGGCCGCACTTTAAGCAGCAATGGCGATGGCTCGGATCATGGCTGGGCAAGCCATCATTTTGTGATGGGGGGCGCTGTAGCAGGAGGGCAAATTCATGGCCGGGTTCCTTTGCCTGTGATTGGTGGTGCTGATGATGTGGGGCAGGGGCGTTATATTCCTGATCTATCCGTCGAGCAGTTGGCGTGGCCCTTGGCTAAATGGTTTGGCGTGCCAGAGTCGGATCGCTATCTGGTCTTACCTACTTTGGCAAAATTTGATGAAAATGCTTTGAGAATAATGAAGCCGGGACCGTGA
- a CDS encoding DUF1800 domain-containing protein: MDTDLVQAPEKPVSTELGLALAATLALAACGGSESDPSAPAAITSPVVAKPQTDAEAARFLAQAGFGGRFADLEALKLSGYEAWLSQQFDTIPPVTRWEYAKELRERDLPAYQNWQAVPNVMWQSIFVGKSAAGKDIVGQDVLRQRMTLALSEIFVVSYAGVDVAGPIKVLVMSHFMDLLQKSAFGNFRTLLEDVTLSIAMGRMLGMLGNIKEDSRGRRPDENFAREVMQLFTIGLYELNLDGSLKKGADGKPIETYTLDTVSNLARVFTGWSAPLQFNSANPDIEATRQPMAFQAAYHSPLEKNFLGVSIPAGSSGPASLGIALDTLFNHPNVGPFIGKQLIQRFVCSNPSPAYIARVAMAFNNNGQQVRGDLKAVLRAILLDPEARQAPDLIGQTAGKHREPMIRLAQLIRTLDYKSPDGAWRLGNTNDPAWRIGQVPLGASSVFNFFRPGYAPPGSELAKQGLVAPEMQIVSEISTIVLINYLYNLLIDSRSSTLRTYNDANGTSQSDIKETGLSLFLDDENALADRPDALLERFNILFACGQLSAGVKTAIINSISKLPISDPNPVRVNVLKQNRVIAMLLMVLSNPEYLVLK; encoded by the coding sequence GTGGATACAGATTTAGTACAAGCACCGGAAAAACCGGTGAGCACAGAGCTGGGGCTGGCGCTGGCAGCCACGTTGGCTTTGGCTGCGTGTGGTGGCTCAGAAAGCGACCCAAGCGCGCCTGCCGCAATCACATCACCTGTGGTGGCCAAACCGCAAACAGACGCTGAGGCGGCGCGCTTTTTAGCGCAAGCGGGTTTTGGTGGCCGGTTTGCGGATCTGGAAGCGCTGAAGTTAAGTGGCTACGAAGCTTGGCTTAGCCAGCAATTTGATACGATCCCTCCTGTGACTCGCTGGGAGTATGCCAAAGAATTACGCGAGCGTGATTTACCGGCTTATCAGAACTGGCAGGCCGTGCCCAATGTGATGTGGCAAAGTATTTTTGTGGGCAAGAGTGCTGCAGGCAAGGATATTGTTGGTCAGGATGTATTGCGGCAAAGAATGACACTGGCTTTATCAGAGATTTTTGTAGTGAGCTATGCTGGGGTCGATGTGGCGGGGCCGATCAAGGTCTTGGTGATGAGCCACTTTATGGATTTATTGCAAAAAAGTGCTTTTGGTAATTTTAGAACGTTGCTAGAGGATGTCACGCTGAGTATTGCTATGGGGCGCATGCTGGGCATGCTGGGCAATATAAAAGAAGACAGCAGAGGCCGCCGGCCGGATGAAAATTTTGCCCGTGAAGTGATGCAGCTGTTCACCATTGGCTTGTATGAGTTAAATCTGGATGGTTCGCTGAAAAAAGGCGCAGATGGCAAGCCGATTGAGACGTATACCCTCGATACAGTGAGCAATTTGGCGAGAGTATTTACAGGCTGGTCTGCCCCGCTGCAGTTTAATTCTGCTAATCCCGATATTGAAGCAACGCGGCAGCCGATGGCTTTTCAAGCGGCGTATCATTCTCCTTTGGAAAAAAACTTTCTCGGTGTGTCCATTCCCGCCGGATCGTCAGGGCCGGCCTCGCTGGGAATTGCTCTGGATACATTGTTTAATCATCCCAATGTAGGGCCATTTATTGGCAAGCAGCTTATACAGCGTTTTGTTTGCAGCAATCCTTCTCCGGCGTATATCGCTCGTGTTGCGATGGCCTTTAATAATAATGGTCAGCAAGTTCGCGGGGATTTAAAAGCGGTGCTGAGGGCCATTTTACTGGACCCAGAGGCAAGGCAGGCCCCCGATCTGATTGGGCAAACGGCGGGTAAGCACAGAGAGCCGATGATTCGTCTGGCACAGCTGATTCGCACGCTGGATTATAAAAGCCCGGATGGCGCATGGCGGCTGGGTAATACGAATGATCCGGCCTGGCGTATAGGGCAAGTGCCTTTGGGGGCATCGAGTGTATTTAATTTCTTTAGACCGGGTTATGCACCGCCAGGGTCTGAGCTGGCAAAGCAAGGGCTGGTTGCGCCAGAAATGCAGATCGTGTCGGAAATATCAACCATTGTGCTGATTAACTATTTGTACAATTTGCTGATCGATTCGCGAAGCAGTACCTTGCGAACGTATAACGATGCCAATGGTACAAGTCAAAGCGATATTAAAGAGACAGGTTTATCGCTCTTTTTGGACGATGAAAACGCCCTTGCCGATCGACCAGATGCTTTGCTTGAGCGGTTTAATATTTTATTTGCATGTGGGCAGCTAAGTGCGGGCGTTAAAACGGCCATTATTAATAGTATTAGTAAGTTGCCCATTAGCGATCCTAACCCTGTCAGAGTTAATGTCCTGAAACAAAACCGCGTGATTGCGATGTTGTTAATGGTGCTGAGCAACCCAGAATATCTGGTCTTGAAATAG
- a CDS encoding branched-chain amino acid transaminase, with product MSMSDRDGLIWYDGKLVPWRDATTHVLTHTLHYGMGVFEGVRAYETPKGTAIFRLHDHTERLFNSAKIFQMNIPFSFEELFEAQKTVVRENKLASCYLRPLAFVGSEKLGIAATGNTINVIVAAWPWGAYLGTEGLEKGIRVKVSSFTRHHVNVSMVRAKASGYYVNSILAHQEAAADGYDEAMLLDTEGYVSEGAGENLFIVKKGKLYTPDVSSCLDGITRNTVITLAKEEGIEVIEKRITRDEVYTADEAFFTGTAAEVTPIRELDNRPIGIGSRGPITERLQKRYFDCVKGLDPLHEDWLTLI from the coding sequence ATGTCGATGTCTGACCGCGATGGCCTTATCTGGTATGACGGCAAATTAGTACCGTGGCGCGACGCGACCACACACGTTTTAACCCATACCTTGCATTACGGCATGGGCGTGTTTGAAGGCGTACGCGCTTACGAAACCCCAAAGGGCACGGCTATTTTTCGCCTGCACGATCACACAGAGCGTTTGTTTAACTCGGCCAAGATTTTCCAAATGAACATTCCGTTCAGCTTTGAAGAACTCTTCGAAGCACAAAAAACGGTGGTGCGAGAAAACAAGCTGGCTTCTTGCTACCTGCGCCCGCTCGCCTTTGTTGGCTCAGAAAAGCTAGGCATCGCTGCCACGGGCAACACCATTAATGTGATCGTTGCGGCTTGGCCATGGGGTGCTTATCTGGGCACCGAAGGCCTAGAAAAAGGCATCCGAGTTAAAGTATCGAGCTTTACCCGCCATCATGTGAATGTATCCATGGTGCGTGCCAAAGCCAGCGGCTATTACGTGAACTCTATTCTGGCGCACCAGGAAGCGGCCGCCGATGGCTACGATGAAGCGATGCTGCTTGATACCGAAGGCTATGTATCTGAAGGCGCTGGGGAAAATCTGTTTATCGTCAAGAAAGGTAAGCTCTATACCCCTGATGTCTCAAGCTGCTTAGATGGCATTACCCGTAATACCGTGATTACGCTGGCGAAAGAAGAAGGCATCGAAGTCATCGAAAAACGCATCACCCGCGATGAAGTCTATACCGCAGATGAAGCGTTCTTCACCGGCACTGCTGCCGAAGTCACGCCGATTCGTGAGCTGGATAATCGTCCAATTGGCATTGGTAGCCGGGGCCCGATTACCGAACGCTTACAAAAACGCTATTTTGACTGTGTGAAGGGTTTAGACCCACTACACGAAGATTGGCTAACACTGATTTAA
- a CDS encoding zinc-finger domain-containing protein codes for MELKENTQREIEVLASDLPLHCPMPNMLSWNSHPRVFLPVAKNGEALCPYCGTHYRLKAGEVVKGH; via the coding sequence ATGGAACTCAAAGAAAATACCCAACGCGAGATCGAAGTACTAGCCAGTGATTTACCCCTGCATTGCCCAATGCCTAATATGCTGAGCTGGAATTCTCACCCACGTGTGTTCTTGCCTGTTGCCAAAAATGGCGAAGCGCTTTGCCCATACTGTGGTACGCACTACCGCCTGAAAGCCGGTGAAGTCGTTAAAGGGCATTAA
- the waaF gene encoding lipopolysaccharide heptosyltransferase II, whose translation MKKILIIAPAWVGDAIMAQPLYRRLHQRHPGLILDVLAPAWTRPLHARMPEVSESFDTPFGHGELKLGTRWSLARQMKKRGYDQVIVLPNSLKSALLPLFSGIKTRTGWVGESRYGFLNDTRVLDPLALPQMVERFAALAEDADQPLARPVPFPHLVVNDQDRAASAAKLGFDTSKPMIALCPGAEYGPAKRWPGNHMASLAQTLLNRGFQVCIFGSNKDREIADEILAGAPDVIDYCGKTSLAEAIDMMSLARAVVSNDSGLMHVAAALERPLVAIYGSSSPEFTPPLSANARIVTLDLECSPCFERICPLKHMNCLNQLGPDKVLAALDQLLA comes from the coding sequence ATGAAAAAAATTCTGATTATTGCCCCGGCATGGGTTGGTGACGCCATTATGGCCCAGCCCCTTTACCGACGCCTGCATCAACGCCATCCCGGCCTGATACTGGATGTACTCGCCCCCGCTTGGACACGCCCCTTACACGCCCGCATGCCCGAAGTGAGCGAATCATTCGATACGCCTTTTGGTCATGGAGAGCTCAAGCTTGGCACGCGCTGGTCTTTAGCGCGGCAAATGAAAAAGCGTGGCTACGATCAAGTCATCGTGCTACCGAATTCGCTTAAATCTGCGCTATTACCGCTATTTAGTGGCATCAAGACCCGCACCGGCTGGGTAGGTGAATCGCGCTACGGTTTTCTAAATGACACCCGCGTACTTGATCCGCTGGCCTTGCCGCAAATGGTCGAGCGCTTTGCGGCTCTTGCCGAAGACGCCGATCAACCCCTTGCCCGTCCGGTGCCCTTCCCTCATTTAGTGGTGAACGATCAAGACCGCGCCGCCAGCGCTGCCAAATTAGGCTTTGATACCAGCAAACCCATGATTGCACTTTGCCCCGGCGCAGAATATGGTCCGGCCAAGCGCTGGCCGGGCAACCATATGGCCTCACTTGCGCAAACGCTGCTGAACCGTGGTTTTCAGGTCTGTATTTTTGGCTCGAATAAAGATCGGGAAATCGCTGATGAGATTCTGGCTGGTGCGCCGGATGTCATTGATTACTGTGGTAAAACCTCGCTGGCAGAAGCCATCGATATGATGTCGCTTGCCCGCGCCGTAGTCAGTAATGATTCTGGCTTAATGCATGTGGCTGCGGCACTGGAGCGCCCGCTGGTCGCGATTTATGGCTCCAGCTCGCCCGAATTCACCCCACCTTTATCAGCCAACGCCAGAATTGTGACTTTAGATTTGGAATGCAGCCCCTGTTTTGAACGTATTTGCCCGCTCAAGCATATGAACTGCCTCAATCAACTCGGACCTGATAAGGTACTGGCAGCCTTGGATCAATTATTGGCTTAA